In Capsicum annuum cultivar UCD-10X-F1 chromosome 7, UCD10Xv1.1, whole genome shotgun sequence, one genomic interval encodes:
- the LOC107876754 gene encoding agamous-like MADS-box protein AGL62: MQIRSKGLQRIDIAKMQKENKLQVTFSKRCAGLFKKTSELCMLCGAEIAIVVFSPSKKVYSFGHRSVELLVDRFLRRNLPPPNNKGRHNHLLVNHRNAGLRELNKKVMDMEEMFRMEKARGESILDIRRRANGGWWEAPINALNLSQLQQLMEAKKFLKLDIEKEAQQLQIVTNVARPFLTFGSALSPTNGAMTCSTPGFNVGAHFANWV; encoded by the coding sequence ATGCAAATAAGAAGCAAGGGTCTTCAAAGAATTGACATAGCCAAAATGCAAAAAGAGAATAAGTTACAAGTTACTTTCTCTAAGCGTTGTGCTGGTCTCTTCAAAAAGACTAGCGAACTTTGTATGTTATGTGGTGCTGAAATTGCCATTGTGGTATTTTCCCCAAGCAAAAAAGTCTACTCCTTTGGCCACCGTTCTGTGGAGTTGTTAGTGGATAGGTTCCTCAGGAGGAACCTCCCTCCACCAAATAATAAAGGCCGCCATAACCATCTCCTCGTGAATCATCGAAATGCTGGTCTTCGTGAGCTCAATAAGAAGGTCATGGACATGGAGGAGATGTTCCGGATGGAGAAAGCTCGCGGTGAATCCATATTAGATATTAGGAGGAGAGCTAATGGTGGTTGGTGGGAAGCTCCCATCAATGCACTTAATCTCTCCCAACTTCAACAATTGATGGAGGCAAAGAAATTTCTAAAGCTAGACATTGAAAAAGAGGCACAACAACTGCAAATAGTGACTAATGTTGCACGCCCATTTCTCACATTTGGAAGTGCCTTGTCTCCTACTAATGGTGCTATGACATGTTCTACACCTGGATTCAATGTTGGTGCGCACTTTGCTAATTGGGTTTAG
- the LOC107876753 gene encoding agamous-like MADS-box protein AGL62, with translation MARRRKGRQRVDIVKMKNESNLQVMFSKRRAGVFKKASELCTLCGAEIAIVVFSPGKKVYSFGHPSVELLVDRFLGRSLPPPNYDGRHNHLLINHRNVVLRELNKEVMNMEEILQMEKARGESILEIRRRVNGGWWEAPINALNLSQLQQLMEAMGFLKQEQQMLTNVGLPFLTFGSALSPNTNGAMASSSHGLNIGTPFANRA, from the coding sequence ATGGCAAGAAGGAGAAAGGGTCGACAAAGGGTTGACATAGtgaaaatgaaaaatgagagtaacTTACAAGTTATGTTCTCTAAGCGTCGTGCTGGTGTCTTCAAAAAGGCTAGTGAACTTTGTACATTGTGTGGTGCTGAAATTGCCATTGTGGTATTTTCCCCGGGAAAGAAAGTTTACTCCTTTGGCCACCCTTCAGTGGAATTGTTGGTGGATAGGTTCCTAGGGAGGAGCCTTCCTCCACCAAATTATGATGGCCGTCACAACCATCTCCTCATAAATCATCGAAATGTTGTTCTTCGTGAGCTCAATAAGGAGGTCATGAACATGGAGGAGATTCTCCAGATGGAGAAAGCCCGCGGAGAGTCCATACTAGAAATTAGGAGGAGAGTTAATGGTGGTTGGTGGGAAGCTCCCATCAATGCACTTAACCTCTCCCAACTTCAACAATTGATGGAGGCAATGGGATTtctaaaacaagaacaacaaatgttGACTAATGTTGGACTCCCATTTCTCACATTTGGAAGTGCTCTGTCTCCTAATACTAATGGTGCTATGGCAAGTTCTTCACATGGACTCAATATTGGTACACCCTTTGCTAATAGGGCTTAG